A window of Hypnocyclicus thermotrophus contains these coding sequences:
- a CDS encoding aspartate kinase has protein sequence MRIVQKYGGTSVGSIEKIKNIADHIIKMKNEHNEIVVVVSAMGKMTDELIRKAKQITNNPNRRELDMLLSTGEQQTIALLTIALNHKGQPAISLTGSQAGIVTTGTHTKSKIKNINKERIEAHLKEGKIVIVAGFQGINENGDITTLGRGGSDTSAVALAAALNATCEIYTDVDGIYSVDPREYKEAKKLEEISYEEMMEMSNLGAGVMEVRAVELGKKYNIPIYVGKSLCQNNGTYIVEREQVMEQKLITGLSINENALMVNLLNLENEPKKIAYIFSVLGANDVNVDMISQSMSNGNKIDISFTCPLTEEDLLDKAIVLIKEHHPNIQISKKSDIIKVSVVGVGMISHSGVAAKIFDIFAENNISFYQITTSEISISFTIDKENKSKAVENIAKAFNL, from the coding sequence ATGAGAATTGTACAAAAATATGGTGGTACATCAGTAGGAAGCATTGAAAAAATTAAAAATATTGCTGACCACATAATAAAAATGAAAAATGAACACAATGAAATTGTTGTTGTTGTTTCTGCTATGGGAAAAATGACTGATGAACTAATACGAAAAGCTAAACAAATTACAAATAATCCAAATAGAAGAGAGCTAGATATGCTTCTATCAACAGGTGAACAACAAACAATAGCTTTACTAACTATTGCATTAAATCATAAAGGTCAACCTGCTATTTCATTAACTGGTAGTCAAGCAGGAATTGTAACAACGGGTACTCATACTAAAAGTAAAATTAAAAATATTAATAAAGAAAGAATAGAAGCTCATTTGAAAGAAGGGAAAATAGTAATCGTAGCAGGATTTCAAGGAATAAATGAAAATGGAGATATTACAACACTTGGTAGAGGAGGTTCTGATACTAGTGCTGTTGCTTTAGCTGCTGCTTTAAATGCTACATGTGAAATATACACAGATGTAGATGGAATATATTCGGTAGATCCTAGAGAATATAAAGAAGCTAAAAAATTAGAAGAAATTTCTTATGAAGAAATGATGGAAATGTCAAATTTAGGTGCTGGAGTAATGGAAGTTCGTGCAGTAGAGCTTGGCAAAAAATATAATATACCTATTTACGTAGGAAAAAGTTTATGTCAAAACAATGGAACATATATAGTAGAAAGGGAGCAAGTAATGGAACAAAAACTAATAACAGGTCTTAGTATAAATGAAAATGCATTAATGGTTAATTTATTAAATCTTGAAAATGAACCCAAAAAAATAGCTTATATATTCTCTGTACTTGGTGCAAATGATGTAAATGTTGATATGATAAGTCAAAGTATGAGTAATGGAAATAAGATAGATATAAGTTTTACATGTCCTTTGACAGAAGAAGATTTATTAGATAAAGCTATAGTTCTAATAAAAGAACATCACCCTAACATTCAAATATCTAAAAAATCAGATATTATAAAAGTATCAGTAGTTGGAGTAGGAATGATAAGTCATTCTGGCGTAGCTGCTAAGATATTTGATATATTTGCAGAAAATAACATTAGTTTTTATCAAATAACAACATCAGAAATTAGTATATCATTTACAATTGACAAAGAAAATAAATCTAAAGCAGTAGAAAATATAGCAAAAGCTTTTAATTTATAA
- the dapF gene encoding diaminopimelate epimerase, with the protein MIKFEKYHGLGNDFIIFLEDDVKKYNYSELAKQVCHRNFGIGADGMIVVAKSTIGDVRMIFFNADGSEAPMCGNGVRCFSHYVRNNNIVSKDIINVETLAGIIKIETSIRNNKFFAKVNMGSPIFTTKNIPMSIDKEDYILQDITSFDKTFKISSLFMGTTHSVIIVDNIENLDIIKYGSDIENNPLFPKKTNVNFVEVIDNKNIIVKTWERGAGFTYACGTGTCASVVMTHKLNKTENKVTAQLPGGILIIEIIDKSVFMTGPSEKIAEGQYFINLAK; encoded by the coding sequence ATGATAAAATTTGAAAAATATCATGGTCTGGGAAATGATTTTATTATTTTCTTAGAAGATGATGTAAAAAAATATAATTATAGTGAGCTTGCAAAACAAGTCTGCCATAGAAATTTTGGGATTGGAGCAGATGGAATGATAGTTGTCGCAAAGTCAACTATAGGTGATGTTAGAATGATATTTTTTAATGCTGATGGTAGTGAAGCTCCTATGTGTGGAAATGGCGTTAGATGTTTCTCTCATTATGTTAGAAATAACAATATTGTTTCAAAAGATATAATAAATGTAGAAACTCTAGCCGGAATTATAAAAATAGAAACTTCTATTAGAAATAATAAATTTTTTGCAAAAGTAAATATGGGAAGTCCTATTTTTACTACAAAAAATATTCCTATGAGTATAGATAAAGAAGATTATATTTTGCAAGATATAACTTCATTTGATAAAACATTTAAAATATCATCTCTATTTATGGGAACAACTCATTCTGTAATAATAGTTGATAATATCGAAAATCTTGATATAATAAAGTATGGAAGTGATATTGAAAATAATCCTTTATTCCCTAAAAAAACAAATGTAAATTTTGTTGAGGTAATAGATAATAAAAATATAATTGTTAAGACCTGGGAAAGAGGAGCTGGATTTACTTATGCTTGTGGTACGGGGACTTGTGCTTCTGTTGTAATGACACATAAATTAAATAAAACGGAAAATAAAGTAACAGCACAATTACCAGGCGGTATATTAATTATTGAAATAATAGATAAAAGTGTTTTTATGACTGGTCCAAGTGAAAAAATAGCTGAAGGACAATATTTTATAAATTTAGCTAAATAA
- a CDS encoding aspartate-semialdehyde dehydrogenase — protein MKRYNIAIVGATGMVGRKFLEVLAEKKFPIENLYLFASSRSAGNEIEYQGKKYVVEELTEKSFDRNIDIALFSAGASISKKFSPIAAKKGVIVVDNSSAFRMEKDIPLVVPEVNPDDVEKHNGIIANPNCSTIQSVLPLKALDKKYGIKRVIYSTYQAVSGSGVKGVADLQNGLKGEEPKNYPYPIANNCLPHIDVFLDNGYTKEEIKMIEETRKILGKPELPVTATCVRVPVENSHSVSMNIELEEDFDLNEVFELFNNFEGIILQDDVQNNIYPMPLFASGKNEVFIGRIRKDFSNPNTLNLWCVADNIRKGAATNTVQIAELLIKKGLV, from the coding sequence ATGAAGAGATACAATATAGCAATAGTTGGAGCTACTGGAATGGTAGGAAGAAAATTTTTAGAAGTTTTAGCAGAAAAAAAATTTCCAATTGAAAATTTATATTTATTTGCATCTTCTAGGTCAGCTGGAAATGAAATTGAATATCAAGGGAAAAAATATGTAGTTGAAGAATTAACTGAAAAATCTTTTGATAGAAATATTGATATAGCTTTATTTTCAGCAGGGGCATCTATTAGTAAAAAGTTTTCACCTATTGCAGCTAAAAAAGGTGTAATAGTTGTAGATAATAGTAGTGCTTTTAGAATGGAAAAAGATATTCCATTAGTTGTACCTGAAGTAAATCCAGATGATGTAGAAAAACATAATGGAATTATAGCAAATCCAAATTGTTCTACTATTCAATCTGTTTTACCATTAAAAGCATTAGATAAAAAATACGGTATAAAAAGAGTTATATATTCTACATATCAAGCGGTATCAGGATCGGGAGTAAAAGGAGTAGCTGATTTACAAAATGGTCTAAAAGGTGAAGAACCTAAAAATTATCCATATCCAATAGCTAATAATTGCTTACCACATATTGATGTATTTTTAGATAATGGATATACAAAAGAAGAAATAAAAATGATTGAAGAAACAAGAAAAATTCTTGGAAAACCAGAATTACCAGTAACTGCCACATGTGTAAGAGTTCCTGTAGAAAATAGCCATAGTGTATCGATGAATATTGAGCTAGAAGAAGATTTTGATTTAAATGAAGTATTTGAATTATTTAATAATTTTGAGGGAATAATATTACAAGATGATGTACAAAATAATATATATCCTATGCCATTATTTGCTAGTGGAAAAAATGAAGTATTTATAGGTAGAATAAGAAAAGATTTTAGCAATCCAAATACATTAAATCTGTGGTGTGTTGCTGATAATATAAGAAAAGGAGCTGCAACTAATACAGTACAAATTGCGGAGCTTCTTATAAAAAAAGGATTAGTATAG
- the dapA gene encoding 4-hydroxy-tetrahydrodipicolinate synthase: MFTGSGVAIITPFKEDGTINFEKLGELLEFHIKNSTDAIIITGTTGEASTLNDEEHIAVIEYTVKKINKRIPVIAGTGSNDTAHGIKLSKKAEEVGVDGLLQVTPYYNRTNKQGLINHFEAIANSVNIPIILYNVPGRTGINIPVEVVEHLSKHKNIIGIKEASGNISYVAEIARRVEEEFYIYSGNDDIIVPTLSLGGRGVISVIANIMPKETHDIVELFLTGQIKEASKLQLKLKPFIDSLFIETNPIPIKKAMNLKGYEVGPLRPPLYELSKESTKILVNEMKKLNLIKE; the protein is encoded by the coding sequence ATGTTTACAGGTTCTGGTGTTGCAATAATTACACCTTTTAAAGAAGATGGTACAATAAATTTTGAAAAATTAGGAGAATTATTAGAGTTTCATATAAAAAATAGCACTGATGCTATTATAATTACTGGTACAACTGGTGAAGCTTCTACATTAAATGATGAAGAGCATATAGCAGTAATTGAGTACACTGTAAAAAAAATAAACAAAAGAATTCCTGTAATAGCAGGAACAGGAAGTAATGATACTGCTCATGGAATAAAATTAAGTAAAAAAGCAGAAGAGGTTGGAGTTGACGGATTACTTCAAGTAACTCCGTATTATAATAGAACTAATAAACAAGGTTTAATTAATCATTTTGAAGCAATAGCAAATAGTGTAAATATTCCTATTATTTTATATAATGTTCCAGGGAGAACAGGGATAAATATTCCAGTGGAAGTTGTAGAACACTTGAGTAAACATAAAAATATTATAGGAATAAAAGAAGCAAGTGGAAATATATCTTATGTTGCTGAAATTGCAAGAAGAGTAGAAGAAGAGTTTTATATATATTCTGGAAATGATGATATTATCGTTCCTACATTATCACTTGGGGGAAGAGGTGTAATTTCAGTTATTGCAAATATTATGCCAAAAGAAACTCATGATATTGTAGAATTATTTTTAACTGGTCAAATAAAAGAAGCTTCTAAATTACAATTAAAATTAAAGCCTTTTATTGATAGTTTATTTATAGAAACAAATCCTATTCCAATAAAAAAAGCTATGAATTTAAAAGGTTATGAAGTAGGGCCTTTAAGACCTCCTCTTTATGAATTAAGTAAAGAAAGTACTAAAATTCTAGTTAATGAAATGAAAAAATTAAATTTAATTAAGGAGTAG
- the dapB gene encoding 4-hydroxy-tetrahydrodipicolinate reductase has translation MNIAVYGYGNMGKLVCDEVQKDNSLNFVAAIDPFIKEETDKVYKSLNKVKENIDVIIDFSNPANIDEILEYCIKNDINLLIATTGFSKEQEKNIKEASKKIGVLQAANTSLGVNLIAETIKYFAQTLYENFDIEIIEKHHNQKVDSPSGTAKLFFNAINDSLPEKKEAINGREGIIGKRTKNEIGIHAVRGGSIVGEHTIIFAGTDEIIEVKHEALSKRIFAKGAVVAAKYLINKPAGNYKMKEVLNLK, from the coding sequence ATGAATATAGCTGTTTATGGTTATGGAAATATGGGAAAGTTAGTTTGCGATGAAGTACAAAAAGATAATTCACTAAACTTTGTTGCTGCTATTGACCCATTTATAAAAGAAGAAACGGATAAAGTGTATAAATCATTAAATAAAGTCAAAGAAAATATTGATGTAATTATAGATTTTTCAAACCCTGCAAATATAGATGAAATATTAGAATATTGTATTAAAAATGATATAAATTTGCTTATAGCTACAACAGGATTTTCAAAAGAACAAGAAAAAAATATTAAAGAAGCAAGTAAAAAGATAGGAGTTTTACAAGCAGCAAATACTTCATTAGGAGTAAATCTAATAGCTGAAACAATAAAATATTTTGCTCAAACTCTATATGAAAATTTTGATATAGAAATTATAGAAAAACATCACAATCAAAAAGTTGATTCCCCTAGTGGGACAGCAAAATTATTTTTTAATGCTATTAATGATTCTCTTCCTGAAAAAAAAGAAGCAATAAATGGTAGAGAAGGAATTATTGGAAAAAGAACTAAAAATGAAATAGGAATTCATGCGGTAAGAGGTGGTTCTATTGTGGGAGAACACACTATTATTTTCGCTGGAACTGATGAAATTATTGAAGTAAAACATGAAGCACTTTCAAAAAGAATTTTTGCTAAAGGTGCAGTTGTTGCTGCGAAATATCTGATAAATAAACCTGCTGGAAATTATAAAATGAAAGAAGTTTTAAACTTAAAATAA
- the dapD gene encoding 2,3,4,5-tetrahydropyridine-2,6-dicarboxylate N-acetyltransferase, whose amino-acid sequence MNLNSAEEIIKFIKDAKKSTPCKLYIKGKLSNINFYNTKTFGDDNSKIVFGEWEEISKILEENKDKIEDYVLENDRRNSAIPTVDLTQFNARIEPGAVIRDKVKIGDRAVIMMGAVINIGAEIGEGTMIDLNAVLGGRATVGKNCHIGAGTVLAGVIEPPSATPVIIEDDVVIGANAVVLEGVRVGKGAVVGAGSIVTKDVPPGVVVVGNPAKIIKEKDEKTEGKTQLVDDLRK is encoded by the coding sequence ATGAACTTAAATAGTGCAGAAGAAATAATTAAATTTATTAAAGATGCTAAAAAATCAACACCTTGTAAACTTTATATAAAAGGAAAATTATCTAATATTAATTTTTATAATACTAAAACTTTTGGAGATGATAATTCTAAAATTGTATTTGGGGAATGGGAAGAAATTTCTAAAATCTTGGAGGAAAATAAAGATAAAATAGAAGATTATGTACTTGAAAATGACAGAAGAAATTCGGCTATTCCAACTGTTGATTTGACGCAATTTAATGCAAGAATAGAACCAGGAGCTGTTATAAGAGATAAAGTAAAAATAGGAGATAGAGCTGTTATTATGATGGGAGCTGTTATCAATATAGGAGCTGAAATTGGTGAAGGAACAATGATTGATTTAAATGCAGTACTTGGTGGAAGAGCTACAGTAGGTAAAAATTGTCATATAGGAGCAGGGACAGTATTAGCTGGGGTTATTGAACCACCTTCAGCAACACCTGTAATAATAGAAGATGATGTTGTAATAGGTGCTAATGCTGTTGTATTAGAAGGAGTTAGAGTAGGTAAAGGTGCTGTAGTTGGAGCTGGATCTATTGTTACCAAAGATGTTCCACCAGGAGTTGTTGTTGTTGGAAATCCGGCTAAAATAATAAAAGAAAAAGATGAAAAAACTGAAGGAAAAACTCAATTAGTGGATGATTTACGTAAATAG
- a CDS encoding aspartate aminotransferase family protein produces the protein MFYEEDKKYILNTYKRIPIEFAYGDGGYLFTYSDEKYLDFFSGIAVNQLGHNNEGIKNAIKEQLNKYLHLSNYFIQEPVVKLAKLLVENSFASKVFFTNSGAESNEGALKLAVKWGRNININKTSIVSALNGFHGRTTGSLALTGQPEKQKPFQSILPKVNHFIYNDIDSLREIVNENTCCVFLETIQGEGGVVDISEEFLNALIDLKNRYNFLIIVDDIQAGLFRTTELFSYMKYKNFIPDILTTAKAIGGGLPLGAILVSEKLENVFVPGDHGTTFGGNPVACAAGVYLLQTLTNEDFIDKSKSIAKYLYKNLLKLKEKYPIIKGIKGRGYMLGLEVGNFANTIKDMALERKMLLNVTNNTVVRLLPRVNSTKEEIDEFLSKFEDILNKISYLKTIEE, from the coding sequence ATGTTTTATGAAGAAGATAAAAAATATATTTTAAATACTTATAAGCGAATTCCTATTGAATTTGCTTATGGTGACGGTGGATATTTATTTACTTATAGTGATGAAAAATACCTAGATTTTTTTAGTGGAATAGCTGTAAATCAACTAGGACACAATAATGAAGGAATAAAAAATGCTATTAAAGAACAACTAAATAAATATTTGCATCTTTCAAATTATTTTATACAAGAACCTGTAGTAAAACTTGCAAAATTATTAGTAGAAAATAGTTTTGCATCAAAAGTTTTTTTTACTAATTCTGGTGCAGAATCAAATGAAGGAGCATTAAAGCTTGCAGTAAAATGGGGAAGGAATATAAATATAAATAAAACGAGTATTGTGTCTGCTCTAAATGGATTTCATGGCAGAACAACTGGAAGTTTAGCTCTAACAGGTCAACCAGAAAAACAAAAACCATTTCAATCAATATTACCAAAAGTAAATCATTTTATATATAATGACATTGATAGTTTAAGAGAAATTGTCAATGAAAACACTTGTTGTGTGTTTTTAGAAACTATTCAAGGAGAAGGTGGAGTTGTTGATATATCAGAAGAATTTTTAAATGCTTTAATAGATTTAAAAAACAGATATAATTTTTTGATTATTGTTGACGATATTCAGGCAGGTCTTTTTAGAACAACTGAATTATTTTCATATATGAAATATAAAAATTTTATTCCAGATATTTTAACAACGGCAAAAGCTATTGGTGGGGGACTTCCTTTAGGTGCAATATTAGTGAGTGAAAAACTTGAAAATGTTTTTGTGCCAGGGGATCATGGAACTACATTTGGAGGAAACCCTGTAGCTTGTGCAGCAGGTGTTTATTTATTACAAACCTTAACTAATGAAGATTTTATTGATAAATCAAAGAGTATAGCAAAATATTTATATAAAAATCTTTTAAAATTAAAAGAAAAATATCCTATCATAAAAGGAATAAAAGGAAGAGGATATATGCTTGGATTAGAAGTAGGAAATTTTGCTAATACTATAAAAGATATGGCTCTTGAAAGAAAAATGTTATTAAATGTAACAAATAATACTGTTGTAAGATTACTTCCAAGAGTGAATTCTACAAAAGAAGAAATAGATGAATTTTTATCAAAATTTGAAGATATTTTAAATAAAATTTCATATTTAAAAACTATTGAAGAATAA
- a CDS encoding helix-turn-helix domain-containing protein, giving the protein MEIGKKLKRLRQEKYLTQDELARRCELSKGFISQLERDLTSPSIATLMDILESLGSNLKEFFNEDEEEKIVFSKEDVFEAEEEDYKIEWIIPNAQKNSMEPIIVELEPGGKYKEDSAHEGEEFGYVLNGTVIVHIGSKKYKAKKGESFYYKANKNHYISNPGKTKARVIWVSNPPMF; this is encoded by the coding sequence ATGGAGATAGGAAAAAAACTAAAAAGACTTCGGCAAGAAAAATATCTTACTCAAGATGAACTTGCAAGAAGGTGTGAACTATCAAAAGGTTTTATTTCTCAATTAGAGAGAGATTTAACTTCACCTTCAATTGCTACATTAATGGATATTTTAGAAAGTTTGGGAAGCAATTTAAAAGAATTTTTTAATGAAGATGAAGAAGAAAAAATAGTTTTTAGCAAAGAAGATGTGTTCGAAGCAGAGGAAGAAGATTATAAAATAGAATGGATAATACCAAATGCTCAAAAAAATAGTATGGAGCCAATAATAGTAGAATTAGAACCCGGGGGAAAATATAAAGAAGATTCTGCTCATGAAGGTGAAGAATTTGGCTATGTATTAAATGGAACTGTTATTGTGCATATTGGAAGTAAAAAGTATAAGGCCAAAAAAGGTGAAAGCTTTTATTATAAAGCAAATAAAAATCACTATATTTCTAATCCTGGAAAAACAAAAGCAAGAGTTATTTGGGTAAGTAATCCACCAATGTTTTAA
- a CDS encoding flavodoxin, producing the protein MNKIAIYFTSENGITENVAYDIKYAFDMDIDIFDIKNKGFEEISKYDLVIFGTPTYGVGALPDAWNEKLQELKTVDLKGKYIALFGTGNQVLFHESFIDAVEKIYTVIKDKNIKLIGQTDTRTYNFEESKAILNNKFLGLAIDDINQADLSIERIENWVMDLKKELKI; encoded by the coding sequence ATGAATAAAATTGCTATTTATTTTACATCAGAAAATGGAATAACAGAAAATGTAGCTTATGATATAAAATATGCTTTTGATATGGATATAGATATTTTCGATATTAAAAATAAAGGATTTGAAGAAATTTCTAAATATGATTTAGTGATATTTGGAACACCTACATATGGAGTAGGAGCATTACCTGATGCATGGAATGAAAAACTACAAGAATTAAAAACAGTTGATTTAAAAGGAAAATATATAGCTTTATTTGGAACAGGAAATCAAGTATTGTTTCATGAATCATTTATTGATGCAGTAGAAAAAATTTATACAGTAATAAAAGATAAAAATATAAAATTAATTGGTCAAACAGATACAAGAACTTATAATTTTGAAGAAAGTAAAGCTATATTAAATAATAAATTTTTAGGTTTAGCGATAGATGATATAAATCAAGCAGATTTATCAATAGAAAGAATAGAGAATTGGGTGATGGACTTAAAAAAAGAATTAAAAATATAA
- a CDS encoding FeoA family protein codes for MTLNELKVGNKAKILKIENLGKLKKRLMDMGITKGEVIKYQRNAPLGDPKEFIIKNTTICIRKSDASNIYIKEI; via the coding sequence ATGACTTTAAATGAATTAAAAGTAGGTAACAAAGCAAAAATTTTAAAAATTGAAAATTTAGGAAAATTAAAAAAAAGACTAATGGATATGGGAATAACAAAAGGTGAAGTTATTAAATATCAAAGAAATGCACCTTTAGGTGATCCAAAAGAATTTATAATTAAAAATACTACTATTTGCATTAGGAAAAGTGATGCTAGTAATATATATATCAAAGAAATTTAA